CATAGATAAAAGGTAGAAACAGAAAGGCAGACCAGTAATGTAGCACCAAGCCCTTTGTACAAACCAAAAATGCCTTCATCTCTGCAAATGGTACGAAGAGCATGCCCAATGCCCTGATAGTATATTGTATTCCTCTGCAAAGTTTAAAGAAACCAGCTAAATGAAATGCTGAATACATACTTTGGAAACAAACAAATAGCCATGATCTAGGAAACTTGAAGAGCCAGTTCAACGAAATGTTAAGTCATACTTGCAAAACAAATAAAAAGCCACAATCTAGTCAATTAGAGTAGAAGCTGCCCGGTTTTTATGTTGTCTACAACAGACAGGAAGTATGACATCCGACAAGTAAATGGACAACCTATGGGAGTAGGTGACATTTGACAACTACCAGAATGAGCTTAAAACCTAACAGCGAATACCAAAAAACACAACCGATCGAGAAAAACTAACCGACTTTAAGACCATCCCAAAAATAGACAGACTAGGTCAGTTTGCTAccaattttctttttattttttttattttttaataaaaccggCCAAGCTCAATCGATTCTTTTGCGCAAAAAATCGACCTTCGGTTGGTCCAAAAATCGGTCTGTTTTTCCAGTCAATTTTAGGAGTGCTAGTTTTTAAGTCCATTTTGTTAGCTGGACCAAAGGTGCTACACATTAGCAAAGTTAAGGGATTAAAGATGCTCCGCGTTATATTTTAAGGACAAAAATAGATCTACTCCCATAGATACGGGACAATTTTGGTTAAAAGCTCCTCCTCCACTAATCAAACAACACAAGAGAAACCAAGATATaataattttagaggcataaaACTAGTATACCCTGCTCTACTGTTCAATTGAGCAATCTGCAACATACTTATACCTGTGCAGCTAATCTTGTTCTGACAAGATCCAACGGGTAGGTGGCAGCAGCTGCTGTAATTCCAGCCAATCCACCACCAACAAAGTGCACAAAAGCATCTGCACCCGCATTTCTTCCTTTAGCATCCAGACCAGGAATTGATTTCAATAGCTGCCAACACAATAATTTTCAGAAATATTGCAACAAGAAAGCTGAATGAAACATTTCCTGCCAGCTTTATATAGGCAAAGTTATTGTCATAAAGTACTCACACTCTTGTAGCGTTCATAAGCATAGAAATTGACCGAGGAATAAGGAAGCCTGTGAGCAATAGTGACAAGGTTCCCCTTCCAAAAAGCCCTGAATCCTTCTTCATTGACAATTCGCAATGCCTCACGGCATATGCTGGGCTTGCTCAATAATGCAATATCTGAATGCATACCTTGAACCTACGAGTTGAAAACATTCAAACAGTGAGTTGAACAGGATACCAAAGGAAATAATTGTTGGCACATCACTTTAATTTTATTTCTCATAAGTCAAAGCTCTAAGGTTTTATTACTTATGTTTCATTTAATCATAGGGAGTTCACTAAGTCAAATACCAGCGGAGCAAacacactaggtgatttcttcctatTTGTCCAAGCCATGGTGGACAGAGTTATATGCCGGTGAAAGGGTAGCACATAAAATTAGTTGAGGTGCACGCAAGGTAGCTCATAGAACTAGTTGAGTTCATGGCAATGCTAATTCTCGATTCGAACAAAAATAAGTAACTAAAAGCATGCACTTTAGACCTCATGTAGCACATATATAAGTAATTCAACAAAAAGAGAAGCATTCAAATAAATATAAATAGTTAAATGCACATGTAAAATTTCTCATCCCTCACTCTTTActcttttccaaaaaaaaaaaaaaaaaccctcatCCCTCACTACTTTGTTTCTACTAATACATTTTTCTCTGACTATAACTATCAAACCGTTTAACAAATTCAAAATCTTCATAGGTCCAATCTTTATTTTCTAAGAAATTGACATAAGTTCAACCAAAAAAAGAACACATATTCAGCAAAGACTCAACATTTCCAACCCCGTAATCTGGCCAATCATCAATTACTTAACTATAAGATTAAATCAGCTACTAATAGAGTCCTCCCAGAGGCCGAGATATTAATTTTAGTACCCTTAATTGGACTAATAGCTCCTCTTCCTCTTGTTTCCGTCTAAATCTTAACTAAGAATGAATTGGACCCGAATAAACCCAAGAAACAATTTTTATAGTGTTTTTtcagtttccaaaaaaaaaaaaaaaaacaagaaaacaaatTTAGAAAAGACTCAACCTTTTCATCCCCGTATCTCACCAATTACTGAACTATATGATTAAATCAGCTCATAATAAAGTCCTTATAGAGCCCAAGATTTTAACtttacaacaacatatccagtgtgatcccacaagtggggtctggggagggtggggtgTAGGCAGACTTTAACCCTACCTTGTGTAAAGTACAGAGGCTGTTCCTGTAGACCCTCATCTCAAGAAAAGATTTTGACTTTAGTACCTTAATTATGTTAAGGGTCAGAAAATCGAGCATTCCTCTTTCAAATCATTCTTTTCCTCTAATAACTCCACTTCCCATGTATCCTAATTCCTTTTTCTGTCTAAATATTAACAAATAATGAAATGGACCCAAGTAAAACATAAATAGATAATATAAAATCCAGACTAACCTGAAAAAGAATAGTACTCAATACAAATAAAACATTTTTCTCTGACTATCACTATCAAACCATTTGTCGAATTCAAAATCTTCATAGGTCCAATTTTCATTTTCTAAGAAATCGACATAAGTCTAAccacaacaacccagtgaaatcccacaacgtggggtctggggagggtagagtgtgcgCAGACATTACtactaccaaggtaggatggttgtttctgaaagaccctcggctcaatagaaagcataaaaagatgtcagataaggctaagaaattcaaagcgatatggaaatgaaagtaacGGAAGCAACAAAGCCATGATGAAGCAGTTTGCAAAGGGCAGTAACTATCACAGATAAactaagataatcaaagtacaggaaataacaggtagtagcagaaatcaaagcacaagaacttacatcgcgataatgcgactactaatatgaaaggataaatgatactatctactagccttctaccctaatctgagtcctccataccctcctatctaaggtcatgtcctcggtaagctgtaactgcgccatgtcctgtctaatcacctctccctaatacttcttcggcctactcctacctcttctgaaaccatccatgaccaacctctcacacctccacactggggcatctgtgtctctcctcttcacatgcccaaaccatctcagtctcgcttctcgcatcttgtcttccaccgaggcgaCTCCCATCTTGTCCCGgatagcctcattcctaatcATGTCACTCCTGGTATGCCCACACCAGTGTTGTGAAAGGCGAGCGCCATCTCGCCAAAGGCTAGAGGCGTGGCGAGGCGTGGCTCTGCCGCCTTTTAGGGCTGTGGCGAGCTCACCTTCAAAAGGCGCGCCAAAGGCGCTAGAGGCGCCAGTTGTGGCGAGGCGACAGTgggtatttaaaataaaaaagcaaTTAAAAGTTGAAGACTTAAATGAAAACAACGACTAGGGTTTTTTTGCCTtctcctctcttctccttcaagCTTTTCAGGTACgctctctttctccttcttcttcttcttcttcagttcttcttctttcttcctcctctgttttcttcttctgcttcttcttctgttcttcttctttttttccggcGACTCCTCTGTTTCCGGCGACTtctgcaatttttatttttttccttcttctattctcttcttctttttctgttttttctcctcttttttttttctttttctaatttctcctctgtttttttttctCAACTGCCAGTGAGGCAGTGACTgttttttctcctctgttttttttGTTCAATAATTACTGAGCCATTGACTTATTCAAGTTCTAAACTTTTAGTATCTATTATCtacttttaatttttaaattgaaatatttgctaatATGTTATTACTAGTGAGATTTAGATTATTTATatatgcaattaaatattttaattttttggtatttattggCGCCACACTTCAAAAAGGCGAGCGCCTCGCCGCTCGCAGGCCCTTGTCGCCTTTTGTCGCCGCACGCTGTCCAAAACACtggcccacacatccatctcaacattctcatctcgacaactttcatcttttgaacgtgagagatcttaactagcaaacactccaccccatacaacatagtcggtctaaccaccactttgtagaactttcccttaagttgtggtggcaccatcttatcacatagcactccggaagcgagcctccatttcatccacccttctccaatacgatgtgtgacatcatcgtcactCTCGCCgctgccttgtataatagacccaagatatttgaaactacttatcttctggatgacctgggtaccaagcatcacttccacgccagcctcctgaggtgcttcactaaacttgcactccaagtactctgtcttggtcctactcagcttgaaccctttagacttaAGAGTCTGTCTCCAACCCtctagcttagcgttaactccgctacgagtctcatcgatcaggactatgtcatccgcgaaaagcatacaccatggcacctcaccttgaattcgccgcgtcaatccatccatcaccaaggcaaataagaacggactaagagctgatcattgatgcaaccccatcacaactgggaagtgctctgagtctcctcctactatcCTTAACCTGGTCTTGGCTctctcatacatgtccttgatcgccctaatgtacgccacaggtacacctttagcctccaaacatctccataggatctcccttggaactttgtcgtaagccttttctaggtcgatgaataccatgtgtaagtccctcgaCTACAGAAGTCATCCATCTTgtaaggagactggtggagcagtatagggagaggtaAGTCTAAcccaaaaagaaattatttttaGAAAAGACCAATCTTTACAATCCCCATATCTCACAATTACTTAACAACAGCAGCAGCTACTAATAAAACCCTTACCAAGCCCAAGTTTTAAACTTTAGTACCCTTAATTATGTCAACAGTTAGAAAATCGAGTATTCCTCTTCCAAATCATTCTTGTCCTCTAAGAAAATGAAGTATCCCTCTTCCAAATGGACCCGAATAAAACGAATAGGATATACAGGACTCATAAAGCAGTAGTTGATAATATAACATCAtaacaaaaacaaaaatcaaacttAAGGGTGTGTTTGTTATGGAGGATTTTTCACTTTTCCCATGTTGGGTTggtcaaaacaacaacaacaacatacccagtgtaatcccacaagtggagtaGGATGTAAGCAGACCTTACCATTGGAAAAAAATTCAAAtggaaacattttccttcatccCAAACACACCCTTAAGAGAAAATCAAGCACTAGAGGGCAGATAAGAGGGAAAACCTGAATCTTAACTAAGAATCAGTGCAACCAAACAAGGGAAAATATcgtaggaaaacattttctaagATATTTAGTGCAACCAAACAAGCGaaaataggaaaacattttccttcataccaaacacaccctaaatctTAACTAAGAACGAAAAGGAcccaaataaaagaaaaaggatatAGAGTACCCATAAAGCAGTAGTTGATAATATAATatcataacaaaaaataaaaaggaaacttAAGGGTGCGTTTGGTATGGAgaattttccaatttttcccaatgtttggttggtcaaaacaacaacaacgtttggggagggtaggacgtacgcagaccttaccaaTAGAAATTTTTTCAAATggaaatattttccttcataccaaacacacccttaagaggaaaaaaaaacaacaactagAGGGTAGAAAAGAAGGAAAGCCTGAAAAAGGATAATTTATTTTTTGCTTACCagacactagaaaataagtaTGAAATCCACTTGTTTTTTAAGAATATATTATCTAGGAAACCATTTTCCCTGAAAATTtattccttcataccaaacacacactAAATCTTAACTAAGAATGAAATGGACCCGAATAAAACAAATAGGATATAGAGGACTATACAGCAGTGAttgataatataataatatttaaCAAAAACAAATATCAAACTTAAGGATGTGTTTGGTATAGAGGATTTTCCAATTTTTACATGATTAGTTggtcaaaacaacaacaacaacatacccagtgtaatcccacaagtggggtagGATGTATGCAGGCCTTACCAATGGAAATTTTTTCAAATGgtaacattttccttcataccaaacacaccctaaatctTAACTAAGAATGAAATGGACCTAACAGGATATAGAGGTCTCATACAGTGCTAATGGATAATATAAAACCATAaccaaaacaaaaaatgaaactttaaagaacaagaaaagcaaaagaaaacctGAAAAAGAATGGTGAGGCGGGCTAAGGGAGCAGTACAAGTTTTGCTAAAAGCACCAGCAATGCCACCAGCAAGTAGCTGTGGTACAGTACCAATCTGAGGTTGTTGTTCAGGTTGTGGCTGTCGTGGTTGTgcacgataatgatgatgttgttgaagTGTTTGTGGCTGCTTCTGAGGTTGTTGTAAAAACTTTTGTCCTGATACACCTACTCTTGCTTCCATTCTTGATCCAATAATTATAAAGATTGTATCTTTAGCTTTTACAAGTAAAGAATTGTAAGGACTTGAAACATCTGATTTTCGTtaaggttttgaaaaaaaaaaaaattggatgaaGAGGAAATTGTTTTTAAACCCTAGGGAAAACCCTAAGGAAGAAGGCTGGTTTGAAAGTGGTGCTGCTTGTTTTATGAGGACAATGTTCCTCTGTTGGTGTAATGactttttctatttctttttagGAGAATATTCTTTTCTTGATCTCTCTATGCTTGTTTGAGTTTGCTTTGGCTTGGCTTTTCTTTCTGTTGGACTTCAAATAGGGTGACTTAAACTTGGCCCAATAAACTCGGGCTACAAAAGATCCACTGACAAAAACGGGCCATTAGCACAAATATCCtattttgggctggtctttaatttttatccctcctATATCATTGTTTTAGTTTTTACCCTTCAACACTCCAAGTTAATAATAAGCGGACGAAATTACTCCTTCCACCCCACATAGCTTAGGCTTCTTCTCCAAATCATCTTCTTCTCAAGTTCATTCTTCTCTCCTCCCTCAGATTTCAAACCCAAGAGCTCCAAGTATCAATAATGGTGGATTTCAAATTTCGCCATGAACTTCTCTATAACAGTTTGAAGCTTCCATTGGCATTATCCAAACAATTTTTTCTTTAGTAACTACCCAACCAATTAGGTAACTTCACTTACAAATCTGAAAAACAAGAAGAAATGGAGAAAATCGAAAAAATGATATCATTAAAGCTATAGAAGTGATTGATCCAACTCGAAAGCCAACCTAGTTGAATGAAATTGAAGAAACACCAAGACCCAAAACACAAGCAACAAAGCAGATCCCCAAGAAATTGACACTAAAAAGGATAAAGACACCAAAGAGAAGAGATGTAGAAATTATGCCAAAAAGAAACTCTTAGCTTGTGCTCAAGTAAAGACACCTGAAAGTAGAgttgagaaaaggaaaaaaaaaaacactcccaTATTATTACTATCTCTCATCActaggccttaaggcctaacttgactaattttggaatctaaagttatgccttaaggcctaacttgactaactttggaatataaagttaggccttaagtgAAAATACATAGCGTTCCTTTTTGACAATTTTTACTGATGAGCTAAGACTAGTGGGACTTTATCTTATAATTAAGATAGTCTGGTGAACTAGAGTTACAATTCACAACTTTATCTTATATTACTAGTTTCATGAGGCCCGTGCCAAACTCttaaacattttaactttcattgttaatgaaattatttacttcaattcAAATATAGAGCCAACATTTGAAATTTATAGAGcctgaattctttttttttttaagttattcAGTACTAACCTAATAATTTATCGTATAAATACAAAGTTGTGAaccaaagctactgggttcgaTCGAAGCCGTTGTCAGCACTTTAGCTTCACTCTACTTTAAACTCATCTTGTGCTTATATTGAACTCATTTCAGATTTTaataatgtattttattttcacCTGTATTAACCAAAGTCGTGTTTTCATCTTCTAGAATCATCTAACACAACAACAGAAAATTCCAATAACTTCAAATCTATACTACAATATCTATAACCTTCGTTTAGAATCTCTAAACAAATTAACCTAATGATCCTACAAGAATATTcgtaaataatactccctccattccaaaaaGATTGTTATGTTTCGGATTACGAGAGGCATACTAACTAATGTTTGGTGTGAATTCGTACTtagaatctttaatttttttaaaataaaaattacatatttagaaaccACATAAAAAGTGCTATAAGTAATTGTTAACAATTCTAAATATTtagaaaatatttgaaaaaaatatgGTCAAAAGAAGATATCATTTGACTCTTGTAATCCGAAACATGACAATCTTTtttagacggagggagtaattaaagTACATTAATAAGTAAAAGATTTTAAaagtatatttaaaaataattttaggaCAAATCTTTATAAGCACATATGAGGCCACTAAAAAAGCAAAATATTTGAGGCTTAAGGATAAAAGATATTGTAATATCTAATAAACGTTTCAGTTGTAAAAGAAATTTGGCTTCAAAGTTGCCCAAATTTTAGCAGAATGTATAAAGACAAATAATATATTTTCTTCGTCCAAAGGCTATTTAACTAATTTCAAAGCTAAATTGagttagattaatttaatattttaaaattaaaatttgtatattaaaaaaatatacagAAAATACTATAAATTGCAATTTTCCTATCAATATAGTGAAAAGATTCTTAACATAATTGTTAAAATTTATGTAATTTGACCCTCAAGGTGAAACGTGACAATTATTTTGAgatacaacaataataataacataccaagtgaaatcccacaagtggatttattttgagataaaggagtaaaaataatttaatgagGAGCAAAAAATAAATTCATAAAAAGTTACTATAACATTAACCAATTACAAAGACCCAAGTGAAatgtcataatttttttttaattttttttttgtaaaagtaAGAATATGCAATAAGGAAAAAGACACAAAAATCACATTAAAAGCTTCATTGGATCAAAGTTCAATGTGAGGACTATAAAACTTTTTGATTCtcacttatatatagtagtaaagtaatgtAAAATGTGTCAATTTTCGTAAGAGGCCTAAAGTGTGGAGTTTTAGCAATCGTCATCCAGTATTATTTCCTGGCTTTTAGCAtcttgataaaaataattttttgattttattaatgtgtaaagttaaattattttaatgtgaTAAAAAAATAACTTGTtgactttattattattaataaacaAGGTTCGGTGACCACATGATGAAATACATCTATTTCGTACACAGTTATGTGAAGAACGTTAGGTGCTAAAACTACTACAAGTATTTTTAAAGGCAAACAAGGTCGAGTCATTTCATTATTTGGAGTTTGTTCTTGGAGGCTATGAATAGAAGAGAGCTCTTCCACCATTGATAGAATAAAAAAGAAGATGAAGTTGTAGAGGAAGAGaagaaaagaagttgaagaagaaagctaCGCTATTTGGGATGGAAGGGTATTTACGTCACAAAAGTATCATTAAATGAAGGCAAGGGCAGAAGTTAAATATTTTTAAACAAAGGATAAAAATTTAAGACCACTCCTGTTAAAGGACACTCAGCGCAAAAACTTGGACGAAAACTGGATAAATACGGACCCATTGTAAGTTGCTACTTTGAGAAATTTTCACAAACCGCTATTGTTTGTATGCTTCTTTCAATCCgtagctacaaattttgctaatTACGGCTCGTAGCTACTAATTCTTTGTCATAGAGTGTATTGCGTTTTTATTCAATTCACTATATTCATTTGTAGCTTCTTTTACATTGTTCAATTCggctatattaaaaaaataaagggaTATTCCATTGTATTTAATTCACTATATTCATTCGTAGCTACAtttacaatgcattcaattcactgtattcaaacaacaaaaattcaaaaatacagggatttgccaaaaaaaaaaatccttcgaAATACATGAATACATACGAAGATACAAAAAATGCACTGTATTTACACTCAAAAAATGAAGAATACACTCAAACCGGCCAGTTATGagaaatgcaagaaataaaatacactcatATCTGAGAAATTTTGACCGGATCGCCATGGATTCCGGCCAGATAGCAGCAAAGATGATGAAAGGATCTGCCACAGGCAGCGACGTCAGCTCCGTCGTTAGACGACGGCATAGTGGCGGTGGAATGGAAAGCTTCTACGAAAGAAAATCAGATGGAGTTCTGAATAGAGATCGGGGACATACAAAACCTGAAGAAAGTGAGAGGAATTGATTTAGGGAGAAATTGATTTGTCACCTCACAGTTGAAACCCTAGGATGCTGCGAAGTATATAATAGCTAGGATAGGTAATTAAATACATAGTATAGTTACAGTAGGTAATTAATTTAAAGTATAGCTACAGTAAGTAAGTACCTCGTAGATGTTACCTATGTCATGTAAAATTTCCTTCTTTTCCCACCAGTAATCAAATACTAGCTACTTAGGTGAGCATAAATCACCAAAAATCGAATTACCAAACCAAACCGAAATTTACCTTACCCAAATTAGATTTACCGGATAGAACTTAGTATCGACTTTTAATTATCGAAATCGAACTTTGAAAATATtaaaccgaataccgaacgcccacgCTAATGAATTGTTTACCATATATCTGGGTAACATTAACGAGTGATTTGGATGTCTTGGTTGACCTACGACGCTAAATTCATAATGTTAGGGCTTGAGAGTGGAAATCTAACATCTATATGTGATTTCTCTAAAAACTAACATGTCAAATGGTGGACAATTTATGAACATATCTTGTCAAAAGTATCTTTTCCGTAATTACCAAATAACCATATCGAACTCGGAAAATTCAATATTTGATATCTACTTTTAATTACCGATTATCAAAATACCGAAATTAAACTTTTAAAATACCAAACTGAACACCAAACGCCACCCACCATCTCAGAAGATAGTGACATTttgtcaatctttgaaaacaaaAGTTATTTTATCAAAAAATATACATAACTAAACCTCAAAAGTCACAACAAACTCATGAATAGATTAAAAAACATAAACTACAAAAATTGTACTTCGAAATGTAAGTTCCCgttaactttttttttctatttttcataAGATCCGATTAATTTTAACAACTGAAGTTTGGTAAATATATGATGAAAATAAAAAATGCTCACTTTTATCAAACTCAAAGAATCAAAACTGCTTAAatgatacttaagggactattttgaacataCAACACAAAGATAAGAGACCATTTTTGTCGTTTTATCTCCCTATACTATGTAGGTGTCTCCTGTATACCTTCAACTGAATTGCTCGTCTCTCTATCATTGTTGTTCATGCCATATCTGGATCCACTCTAatctctctttcctttttcatctctctctctctctctatatatatatatattcagatacCATCTGCAGGTAGGGGTTCCTATGGCTCTTTGGGTCTAGTTTCTGGTGAGTTCAAcatctttaatttcttttctttttaagttCTTGATTTAGGGATTTTCTGTACCTATTTCTTCTGACAATTTACATTCTTGGCCATGTTTGCTTAAATCTCAGTAGCAattatttattttcctttttctttttgccttgGAGCTTTTGAATCAGATATCTTTTCCAAATATTGTACtagtatatttttatttttaaataattattattcATTTAGGACAAAAAATCATTATgccaagggtctatcggaaacaacctcgtaggggtaaggtctgcatacactctaccctccccagaccccacaacttgtttggatggttgttacctattgtactgtattgtgttgttagtttaaatacaatgtttgttttgattgttacttaatttttttttttgtatcgtATCGTTAAATTCATCGTTAGGTAACGACGAAAAGTCCCATtttatgtaacgacccatttggtgtGTGATCACATTGTTacctttatcttttttctcattttgtcTTTGCTTATTATCTAATGTAATTATATATTATCTTTTACTGGACCTTTTTATGATAGCTCTACACCGTACCCTACTTTTTTTTgtaggtttatccttcaaattgctGATCTGACATTATGTTACGAGGGGAAACAATACGATttatccaaacattgtattcatcAAACAATACAGTACAATACGATACAATACTATTCATTATGAAGCAATATGTGACAACCATCCAAACAACCCCGCTACTTTAAAGAATTTCTCTTTTTCGgagagatagatagatagatagatagagagagagagagagagagagagagagagagagagaggggtgggGTGATGCTTCCATTAAAGCTAGTACGCTCGTTGGTTTCAGGAGATGCCATTGCCAATCCCACCCGCCTTGTTAGCCTACCCTTTCATCAGAGTGATCACACTGACCATGAGAGAAAGTTTGATGAAAACATAGCCCTAAGCAGCATGTCTAGCACAGAAAAGATCGCTTTGATGCTCTTTGTTCCTACCAGGGAATTGGTGAAAGATTCATATAGACTGGCCACATTAGCTAGAGATATTGGAATGGATCTTTTCCCAAACCCATCTCTTTCGCACATCATCTTCTCATggccaaacacacacacaaactCCAATTCTTCATCTCCATCTGTGTCTTTGTCTTGGTCATCG
The nucleotide sequence above comes from Lycium barbarum isolate Lr01 chromosome 3, ASM1917538v2, whole genome shotgun sequence. Encoded proteins:
- the LOC132630510 gene encoding uncharacterized protein LOC132630510, encoding MEARVGVSGQKFLQQPQKQPQTLQQHHHYRAQPRQPQPEQQPQIGTVPQLLAGGIAGAFSKTCTAPLARLTILFQVQGMHSDIALLSKPSICREALRIVNEEGFRAFWKGNLVTIAHRLPYSSVNFYAYERYKSLLKSIPGLDAKGRNAGADAFVHFVGGGLAGITAAAATYPLDLVRTRLAAQRNTIYYQGIGHALRTICRDEGIFGLYKGLGATLLGVGPSIAISFSVYEALRSYWQIQRPDDPTIAVSLACGSLSGIASSTATFPLDLVRRRKQLEGAGGRAHVYNTGIMGIFKHIIRTEGFHGLYRGIMPEYYKVVPSVGIVFMTYETLKKLLSEGPFDS